From the genome of Streptomyces xanthophaeus:
CCATCCCGACTGTGAATGCGTGGCGCTCAGGCTAACGGCAATTGCCGACATCCGGCCAAGCCGGTACCGACCCGGTACAAAACACTGCGTGCGGCACGAGGGGCGGCGGGCGGGCCGGCGGGTGGGTCGGCGGGCGGGCCGGCGGGCGGGCCGGCGGGCTCATTCCTCGCGGGCGGCGGGGACCTTCGGCAGTCGCTCGGCGGCGACCACGCCTTCCAGGTAACCGCGGGCCCGCTCGGTGCGCGGGTAGGCCTCCAGCAGCTCCCAGAAGCGGGGGCCGTGGCCGGGTACGAGGAGGTGGGCCAGCTCGTGCAGGAGCACGTAGTCGACCACGTACTCGGGCATCCCCTGGAGCCGGTGCGAGAGCCGGATGCTGCCTTCGGCGGGGGTGCAGGAGCCCCAGCGGGTGTTCTGGTTGGTGACCCAGCGGACCGTGCGGGGGCGGGCGCGGCCGTCGAAGTACTGCTCTGACAGCTGCTCGGCCCGCTCGGTGAGCTCTGCGTCCCCGAAGGTGCGTTTGCTCTCCTGGGCGGCCAGCTTGTCGAGCATGACCCCCACCCAGCGCTGCTCCTCCGCCTCGGACATCCGGGCAGGGATGAGCACGACCGTACGGTCACCCTCGCGGTAGGCGGATACGGTCCTGCGGCGGCGCGCGCTCCGGCGGACTTCGACGGCGCGCTGCGGTGGGTCGGCGGACACGCCACGACGGTACCCGGTCGTGGTGGCGGAAGTCCCGCCCGTCCGCGGTTCGAACACGAGGGATTCGGGGCCGATTTCCGGAACCCCATTTCCCTTCATCTCATATGCCTAATACCTCGCACCTGTGGACAAATTCCTGCACGGATTCCGGTGGGCGGGCACTGTTTCGGAAGAGCGGGAAACGGGTGGTGCGCATGCGCACGGGATATCGAGGGGGACGGGACATGTATCCGAAGGTGAAGCCGGCGCTGGCGCGGGCGTGGCGGGATCTGCAGACGGTCCAGTTCGGGGTGACGCCCGCCCACGCGGTGGTGCTCGGCCCCGTGGACACGGCGACGGGCACGCTGATCGACCGGATCGACGGCACCCGGGGCATGGAGCTGTTGCGGGCCGAAGCCTCGGGGATGGGGCTGCCGGACGGCCGGGCCGACGAGGTGGTCAGGACGCTGGCGGGAGCCGGCCTGCTCGACGACGTCACGGCGGGCGGTCCACGGGCCCAGGCCCTGCGGGGGCATCCGGAGACCGTGGAGCGGCTGGGGCCCGACCTCGGTTCGCTGTCCCTGGTCCACCGGGAGCCGGGCGGGGACTTGCGGGGGATCGCCGCCCGCCGGTCGATACGGGTGCGGGTGCGCGGGAGCGGCCGGGTGGGGGCCGTGATCGCCGCGGTCCTGGCGGGAGCCGGTGTGGGCCGGGTGGAGGTGCTCGACGGGGGCCGGGTGGAGCCGGCGGACGTGGCACCGGGCGGGCTGGACCCCGGGAGCGTGGGCCGGCCGCGGGCCGAGTCCGCGGGCAGGCTGGTGCGTGGGGCGGCCCCGGGGCGCACCCCGAGGGCCGGGGAGGACGAGGGGGCGGAGCCCGGGCTGGCCCTGGTGGTGGTCGCGCCCCGGGACGGCCTGCACGCATGGGCCCCGGATCCGGACACCGCGGCCGACTGGATCGCCGCGGGCATCCCGCACCTGTACGCGGGGGTGTTGGAGGGGACGGGGCTGGTGGGGCCGCTGGTGCTGCCGGGGTCGACGGCGTGCGCAGGGTGCATGGAGCGCGACCGCGTGGACCGGGACGCGGCCTGGCCGAGGATGCTCGTGCAGTGGCGTTCGGCCCACCGCCGCCGCGCAGGTGCCGCCTGCGACCTGGGGCTGTCCACGGCGGTGGCCGGGCTGGCCGCGGCCCATGCGCTGGCCTTCCTCGACGGACAGTTGCCCGCGTCCACGGCCTCCCGCTGGGAGGCTGCCCTCCCCGCCGTGCACTGGGAATCCACGCCGGTCCACCCGCATCCCGACTGCCCCTGCGGGGCGGGCGGGTCACCGGAAGAGGATCGGGCGGGGTGCGGCCGGGAGGGCCATGACAGGATGCGCTGAGGCTGTCGGGTCGGCGGAGCCCTTCCTGAATCCGCCGTTCGCGGCGCAGCTGTCTGGGACTTGGAGGGGCTATGTCTGATCTTCCCCGGAAGGCGGTCACCCGTACCGTCAAGCTGGCCGCGCTGCCGCTCGGCATAGCGGGCCGGGCCACGTGGGGGCTGGGCAAGCGGATCGGGGGCAAGTCCGCGGAGATCGTGGCGCGTGAGCTCCAGCAGCGCACCGCCGAGCAGTTGTTCCGCACCCTCGGGGAGCTGAAGGGCGGCGCCATGAAGTTCGGGCAGGCCCTGTCGGTCTTCGAGTCGGCCCTGCCCGAGGAGGTCGCGGGGCCCTACCGGGCCGCGCTGACCAAGCTTCAGGAGGCGGCCCCGCCGCTGCCCGCGGCGACGGTGCACCAGGTGCTGACGGACCGTCTCGGCGCCGACTGGCGGGAGCTGTTCGAGGAGTTCGATGACAAGCCGGCCGCGGCGGCCTCCATCGGGCAGGTGCACCGGGCGGTATGGCACGACGGCCGACAGGTGGCCGTGAAGGTCCAGTACCCGGGGGCCGGTGAGGCGCTGCTGTCGGACCTGAAGCAGCTGGGCCGGTTCGCGGGCCTGTTGGGGCCGCTGATCCCCGGCATGGAGATCAAGCCGCTGATCAAGGAGTTGCGCGACCGGGTCGCGGAAGAGCTCGACTACGAACTGGAGGCCGAGGCCCAGCGGACGCACGCGGACGCCTTCGTGGACGACCCGGACGTCGTCGTACCGGACGTCGTGCACCAGGGCGACCAGGTGCTGGTGACCGAGTGGATGGAAGGGACCCCGCTGTCGGAGGTGATAGCCGACGGGACCCAGGAGGAACGGGATCGCGCCGGACAGCTGCTGGCCGGGTTCCTGTTCGCCGGTCCGGCGCGCACCGGCCTGCTGCACGCGGACCCTCACCCGGGCAACTTCCGGCTGATACCGGGGGCGGACGGCCGGACGCGGCTGGGCGTCCTGGACTTCGGCACGGTCGACCGGCTGCCCGGGGGCTGGCCCAAGCCCATCGGCAGGTCGCTGCGGATGACGCTGGACGGTGATGCCGAGGGGGTCTACGGGCACCTGCGCGCCGAGGGGTTCGTGAGGGAGTCCGTCGAACTCGATCCCGACGCGGTGCTGGACTACCTGAAGCCGATCATCGAGCCCGCCGAGGCCGAGGAGTTCACGTTCACCCGGCCGTGGCTGCGCGGCCAGGCGGCGCGGATCGCCGATCCGCGCTCCCCCGCCCACCAGTTGGGCCGGCAGATCAACCTGCCGCCGTCCTACCTGCTGATCCACCGCGTGACGCTGAGCACCATCGGGGTGCTGTGCCAGCTGGGCGCGACGGTGCGGCTGCGGGACGAACTGGACACCTGGCTGCCGGGGTTCGCCCCCGCCGAGTGACCGCGTAGGCGCGTCACCACCAGGACGAGTCGAGCCTGCCCTCGATCGACCGGAGGTTGGCGCGCGCGCAGTCGACGCAGAAGTACTGTCTGGTCCCGTTCTCCACCGAGCAGGTCCAGGTGGGTGGGATCTCGCCCGGGGCCTTGGCGCCACAGCCCGCGCAGATGACGGGCTGGGCCTCGGATCCCGACGGGCCGGGGTGGGGAGTCGGCTGGTCCACCTCCAGACGATATCCCCGCCGGGGGCGGACAGGCCCGCGCAACGCACCGGGGGGACCGGTCCGTGCGGACCGGTCCCCCCGGGGATGCTGCCGTCAGCTCTTACTGCATGACGGCCATGGCCAGCGCACGCCGGGCGCGCATGGAGACGCGCTCGGCACGCCGCTGCATGCGGCGGGCGGTGACCAGGCGCACGGCGTGGCGCTCGACGTCCACCTCGCGCATGAGCTCGTCCATATGGGCACGAGCCAGGGCTTCTGGGATGAGTTGCATTTCGCGGGTCCTGTTCTGACGCGAGGTGATCGCGCCGGTGGTGATGAAGTCTGCGTGGGCGGCGCCGTGGGGCTGCTCGCTCGTGGTGTAGGAGGTCATGAGGGCCTGCTTCAAGGGGTCGTGCGTCAGGGGGCGGTCGATGGTTCCGATGGCGGTCATGCCGCGACAACCGGGTTCTTGCGCGGACGGCCACGGGGACGCTTGCGGGCGACGACGACACCCTGGACGAAGAGCTCGCCACCCCAGACACCCCAGGGCTCGCGGCGCTCGATCGCTCCGGCGAGGCAGGCCTCGACCAGCGGGCAGGTGCGGCAGAGGGACTTGGCGTACTCGACGTCGGCCGGGGACTCGGCGAAGAAGACCTCGGGGTCGAAGGTACGGCAGGGGACGGGTACGCCGAGGTTCTCGATGGCGTCGTCGAGCGCGGTCAGCGCGGTGAGCGGGGTCAAGGTGTGGTCCTCCGGGACTGCGGGCGGGGATCAGTTGGGTCTGCGGTACGGACGGGGCGTGCGCTTCGAGTTGCACGGTGGTTTCTTCCTCGTCTTGTTCGGCTAGTCGTTCCGGCCGGTCGGCCGGGTTCGGCTGGTACCTGGCTGCCAGTCCCGAGGCCCCTTCGCTGCGTCGTCCCTGTTCGGGACAAAACAGAAGGGCCGCGGATCCCGGGTGGGGTTCCGCGGCCCTGAAGGCGCCGGCCTGATCATGCGATCAGGCTGGATCACTCCAGGGTTCGAGCCCGCGGAAGGCCCACATCAGGTGGTGCTGCTGCTTCGTCTGCTTCTTCTGGGATCCGGCACCGGCTGCGGCAGCGAATCCATAGGCGCCATGCGTCTGCGCTTCTGCTGCCAGTACTGCCACCGATGCCTTGGTCGGTCGCTCATTGCGCTCGCTGACCGGAAGGATCGCCAGCAGGGCGGGGCGGTCGGCGGAAATCGCGGACACACCGGTACCCAGGGTGGAGACGGAACCGAGCAGGCAGGAAGCGTCGACCGAGCGATCGGTCATTTTGGTGAAGGTCATGAAGCTGGTCACTGGTCTCGCCTCCTCTCGGCGTCTCGGGGACCCGGCCCGGGGGCCTGTCCCATACGTATTCGGATAAGTACAGCACGGATCCTGGGCTTCGGAGAAGCCACCGTTTCCGTTGCTAAGAACCTATGGGTCTTCGCTGGGCATGTGCAAACTATTTTTCCGACGAGTTTCTACGCGTCGTCAGGATGCCCGGCCCCAACCTCCTGACCTGCGCAGATGGCCAGGACCTCAGCTCCGTACCGATCAAGCTTACGGCCGCCGACTCCGGAGATCATCGAGAGCTCCCCCTCCTCGGACGGCGCGGCCTCCGCGATGGCCATCAGAGTCTTGTCCGTGAAGACGCAGTAGGCGGGCAGGCCTTGCTCCTTCGACTGGGCCGCGCGCCACTCCCGCAGCCGCTCGTAGAGGCCTTCGTCCATGTCGGACGGGCAGTCCTCACAGCGCATCAGCTTCAGCTCGCCGGCCTCGGTCAGGGTCTTGCCGCAGACCCGGCACAGCGCGGGACCGCGGCGCGGGCGCTTGCGCACCCCTCGCTCGGCCGCGGAGCCCGCTCCGGCGCCCCGGGCCGCGGAGCCCGGCCGCAGGCCGTTCAGGAAGCGGCTGGGGCGCCTGGAGGCCCGGCCGCCGGGGGCGCGGGAGACCGCCCAGGACAGGCTCAGGTGGATCCGGGCCCGGGTGACGCCGACGTAGAGCAGCCGCCGTTCCTCCTCGACCTGCTCGTCGGTCTTCGCATAGGTGATCGGCATCATGCCGTCGGTGAGGCCGACGAGGAACACGGCGTCCCACTCCAGGCCCTTCGCCGCGTGCAGCGAGGCCAGGGTGACGCCCTGGACGGTCGGGGCGTGCTGGGCGGCCTTGCGCTCGTCCAGCTCGATCGTGAGGTCCGCCAGGGTGGCCCCGGGGCGGGCGCGGGCGAAGTCCTCGGCGAGCCGGACCAGCGCGGCCAGCGATTCCCACTGGTCGCGCACGGCGCCGGAGCCGGCGGGCGGCTCCGTGCTCCAGCCGGTGGAGCTGAGCACCGCCCGGACCTGGGAGCCCAGTTCCACGACGTCGTCGAGCAGCGGGTCGTTCCCGCCGGAGCGGGCGGCTCCGCGCAGCGCGAGGATCGCCCTCTGGACCTCCTGGCGCTCGAAGAACCGCTCGGCTCCGCGCAGCTGGTAGGGGACCCCGGCGTCGGCGAGGGCCTGCTCGTAGACCTCGGACTGGGCGTTGATGCGGTAGAGCACGGCGATCTCGCCCGCGGGCACACCCGCGGCGATCAGGTCCCGGATCCGGTGGGCGACACCCTCGGCCTCGGCGGGCTCGTCCGCGTACTCGGTGTGGACGGGGTCGGGGCCGCTCTCGCGCTGCGAGACCAGCTCCAGCCGGTGCTCGGCGGCCCGGCCCTTGGCCTGGTTCAGGAGCCCGTTGGCCAGGTGGACCACCTGGGGGGTGGAGCGGTAGTCGCGGACCAGCTTGACCACCGTGGCCTGCGGGTAGCGGGTGCGGAAGTTCAGCAGGTGGTCGGGGGTGGCGCCGGTGAAGGAGTAGATGGTCTGGCTGGCGTCACCGACGACACAGAGGCTGTCGCGCTCGCCGAGCCACAGGTCGAGCAGCCGCTGCTGGAGCGGGCTGACGTCCTGGTACTCGTCGACGACGAAGTGCTGGTACTGGGTGCGGATCTGCTCGGCGATGTCGTGGCGGTCCTGGAGGATGCCGACGGTCAGGAGCAGCACGTCCTCGAAGTCGATCATGCCGCGGTCGCGCTTGAGCTGTTCGTACGTCCCGTAGATCTGGGCGATCTCGGCCAGGTCCCGGGGGGCCTCGCGGCCCGACTTGAGGGCGGCCACCGGGTAGTCGGCGGGCACGGTCTGGGTGACCTTCGCCCATTCGATCTCGCCGGTGACGTCGCGCAGCTCGTTGCGGTCGAGCCGGATGCGGCAGCGGGCGCCCGCCTCGGCGACGAACTGGATCTTGCGCTCCAGCAGCCGGGGCACCTCGCCGCCGACCGCCCTGGGCCAGAAGTACTGGAGCTGGCGCAGTGCGGCGGAGTGGAAGGTGCGGGCCTGGACCCCGCCCGCGCCCAGGGTGCGCAGGCGTCCGCGCATCTCGCCCGCGGCGCGGTTGGTGAAGGTGACGGCGAGCACACTGGCCGGCATGAGCTGCCCCGACCGGACGCCGTAGGCGATGCGGTGGGTGATCGCGCGGGTCTTGCCGGTACCGGCACCCGCCAGCACGCACACCGGTCCGCGCAGGGTCGTCGCGACCTCGCGCTGCTCCGGGTCGAGCCCCAGGAGCACCGCGTCGGCCGACTCGGCGGAGGCGGGGCCACCCGGGAACGATGAGGAGTGCGTTGCTGCTGTCACCCCGCCATGCTGCCAGGTCTCGTGAGTCGGGCGGGAAAATTGTCCACAGGCAGCACGTATCAGTCGTATCAGTCACACCGGGTGCGCGGGGGCGACCGTACGGGAATGGCCGCCGGGTCCCGTACGTTCGAGTACTCGGACCACCGAGCCCTCACGAAGGAGAGCGCAGCATGCAGGACACGGGCACCGTCACGATGTACAGCACGACCTGGTGCGGCTACTGCCGTCGGCTGAAGACCCAGCTGGACCGGGAAGGCATCGCGTACAACGAGATCAACATCGAGCTCGACCCGGAGTCCGCCGCGTTCGTGGAGAAGGCCAACGGCGGCAACCAGACGGTTCCCACCGTGCTCGTGAAGTCCGCCGCGGGCAGTGAGTCCGTCATGACGAACCCGAGCCTGGCCCAGGTCAAGCAGGCCCTCGCCGTCTGACCGGACGCGAGGACCGGGCATGCCCGGAGCGCAGCGGAGGGCCCCCGCCGAGGCGGGGGCCCTCCGCTGTCATGAGGCCTGCCATGAGGCCTGTCACGAGGCCTGGAAGTGACGAAGGTTACGCGGCCGCCTTCGGCAGCGGCTCGCCGTACCAGAGCTCGACCAGCCGGGCGGCGATGGAGATGCCCGACGGGGGCAGCACCTCGCCCGACGCGAACGCCGCGCGCAGTTCCTCGCGGGAGAACCAGCGAGCCTCTTCGATCTCCTCGCCGTCCACCGTGATCTCCGAGGTGATGGCGCGGGCCGTGAAGCCCAGCATCAGGCTGTACGGGAAGGGCCAGGGCTGGCTGGCCACGTACTCGACCTCGCCGACCCGGACGCCGGCCTCCTCCCACACCTCGCGGATGACGGACTGCTCTATGGACTCGCCCGGCTCCACGAACCCCGCCAGCGTGGAGAAGCGGCCCTCCGGCCAGTGCACCTGGCGGCCCAGCAGCGCACGGTCGTGCTCGTCCGTGACCAGCATGATCACGGCCGGGTCGGTGCGCGGGTAGTGCTCGGCGCCGCAGCCCGGGCAGCGGCGGATGTGCCCGGCGGCCGCGACCACCGTGCGCTCGCCGCAGCGCGAGCAGAAGCGGTGCATCCGCTGCCAGTTCTCCAGCGCCACCGCGTGCACCATCAGCCCGGCGTCGCGCGGGGACAGCAGCAGTCCGGCCTCGCGCAGGCCGGCCGGACGGGCCGACTGGTCCATGCGGCCGGGCAGCGCGTCCTTCTGCAGCGCGAAGTACCGTACGCCGTCCTCGTCGGTGCCCAGGAAGTAGCGGTGCGTCTCGGTGACCGGGGCCTCGAAGGCCGGGGTCATCACGATGCCGGAACCGCCGTCGGGGGTGTCGTCGATCAGGACCTGGCCGCCGGAGACGACGAAGACGCGCGTCGTCGGGTGGCTCCAGGCCGCGGCCAGCCACGCCTCGTCGAGACGGTGGTGCGCGGCGCGGTCGATCCCGCTGGGCGCGGCGAGCGAAAGAGGGCGCTCGGCGAGAGGGCGCTCGGTATGGGTGCTCACAGGTACTTCCAACTCCCCCGGTGGTGGGACAGGCAGGCTCGGTACGGCAGGTGTGTGCGTCGGGTGTCAGGCGGTGGTTCGGTGGTGGGCGGCCAGGTCTCCCCAGAGGTACGCGGTCGTCTCGACGCCCTTGAGCAGGAGGTCCAGCTCGACCTTCTCGTTCGGTGAGTGCCAGCCGTCGGACGGTACCGAGATGCCGAGGAAGAGGACGGGCGCGTCCAGGACGTCCTGGAGGTCCGCGGCGGGGCCGGAGCCGCCCTCCCGCGTGAAGCGGATCTTCTCGCCGAAGGCACGGCCCATGGCCCGGACGACCGACTGCAGGGCCGGGTGGTCCAGCGGGGTCAGGCACGGGCGGGTCGGTGCGCCGAAGGTGATGGAGTGGCGGATCCCGTCCGGGATGCCGGCCGCGACCCAGTCCCTGACGGCCGCCTCGACCTCGTACGGGTCCTGCCCGGACACCAGGCGGAACGACAGCTTCAGGTGGGCGGAGGCGGGCACGATGGTCTTGCCGCCGGGTCCCTGGTAGCCGCCGCCGATGCCGTTGACCTCGGCCGTGGGGCGGGCCCAGACGCGCTCCAGGGTGGAGTACCCGGCCTCGCCCGCGGCCGCGTGGGACTTGGCCGTACGCAGCCACTCGGACTCGTCGAAGGGCAGCTCGGCGATGAGTGCGCGCTCCGCGTCCGTCAGCTCGGCGATGTTGTCGTAGAAGCCGGGGATCGTGACCCGCCCGTCGGCGTCGTGCAGGGCCGCGACCAGGCGGGCGGCGACGGTGGCCGGATTGGGCACGGCCCCGCCGAAGGCGCCGGAGTGGATGTCCTGGTCCGGGCCGTGGAAGTCGATCTCGCAGTCGGCGACGCCGCGCATGCCGGTGCAGACGGTGGGGGTGGTCTCGGACCAC
Proteins encoded in this window:
- a CDS encoding M48 metallopeptidase family protein, whose translation is MKGNGVPEIGPESLVFEPRTGGTSATTTGYRRGVSADPPQRAVEVRRSARRRRTVSAYREGDRTVVLIPARMSEAEEQRWVGVMLDKLAAQESKRTFGDAELTERAEQLSEQYFDGRARPRTVRWVTNQNTRWGSCTPAEGSIRLSHRLQGMPEYVVDYVLLHELAHLLVPGHGPRFWELLEAYPRTERARGYLEGVVAAERLPKVPAAREE
- a CDS encoding ThiF family adenylyltransferase — translated: MYPKVKPALARAWRDLQTVQFGVTPAHAVVLGPVDTATGTLIDRIDGTRGMELLRAEASGMGLPDGRADEVVRTLAGAGLLDDVTAGGPRAQALRGHPETVERLGPDLGSLSLVHREPGGDLRGIAARRSIRVRVRGSGRVGAVIAAVLAGAGVGRVEVLDGGRVEPADVAPGGLDPGSVGRPRAESAGRLVRGAAPGRTPRAGEDEGAEPGLALVVVAPRDGLHAWAPDPDTAADWIAAGIPHLYAGVLEGTGLVGPLVLPGSTACAGCMERDRVDRDAAWPRMLVQWRSAHRRRAGAACDLGLSTAVAGLAAAHALAFLDGQLPASTASRWEAALPAVHWESTPVHPHPDCPCGAGGSPEEDRAGCGREGHDRMR
- a CDS encoding ABC1 kinase family protein, translating into MSDLPRKAVTRTVKLAALPLGIAGRATWGLGKRIGGKSAEIVARELQQRTAEQLFRTLGELKGGAMKFGQALSVFESALPEEVAGPYRAALTKLQEAAPPLPAATVHQVLTDRLGADWRELFEEFDDKPAAAASIGQVHRAVWHDGRQVAVKVQYPGAGEALLSDLKQLGRFAGLLGPLIPGMEIKPLIKELRDRVAEELDYELEAEAQRTHADAFVDDPDVVVPDVVHQGDQVLVTEWMEGTPLSEVIADGTQEERDRAGQLLAGFLFAGPARTGLLHADPHPGNFRLIPGADGRTRLGVLDFGTVDRLPGGWPKPIGRSLRMTLDGDAEGVYGHLRAEGFVRESVELDPDAVLDYLKPIIEPAEAEEFTFTRPWLRGQAARIADPRSPAHQLGRQINLPPSYLLIHRVTLSTIGVLCQLGATVRLRDELDTWLPGFAPAE
- a CDS encoding ATP-dependent DNA helicase UvrD2; the encoded protein is MRAACGQFSRPTHETWQHGGVTAATHSSSFPGGPASAESADAVLLGLDPEQREVATTLRGPVCVLAGAGTGKTRAITHRIAYGVRSGQLMPASVLAVTFTNRAAGEMRGRLRTLGAGGVQARTFHSAALRQLQYFWPRAVGGEVPRLLERKIQFVAEAGARCRIRLDRNELRDVTGEIEWAKVTQTVPADYPVAALKSGREAPRDLAEIAQIYGTYEQLKRDRGMIDFEDVLLLTVGILQDRHDIAEQIRTQYQHFVVDEYQDVSPLQQRLLDLWLGERDSLCVVGDASQTIYSFTGATPDHLLNFRTRYPQATVVKLVRDYRSTPQVVHLANGLLNQAKGRAAEHRLELVSQRESGPDPVHTEYADEPAEAEGVAHRIRDLIAAGVPAGEIAVLYRINAQSEVYEQALADAGVPYQLRGAERFFERQEVQRAILALRGAARSGGNDPLLDDVVELGSQVRAVLSSTGWSTEPPAGSGAVRDQWESLAALVRLAEDFARARPGATLADLTIELDERKAAQHAPTVQGVTLASLHAAKGLEWDAVFLVGLTDGMMPITYAKTDEQVEEERRLLYVGVTRARIHLSLSWAVSRAPGGRASRRPSRFLNGLRPGSAARGAGAGSAAERGVRKRPRRGPALCRVCGKTLTEAGELKLMRCEDCPSDMDEGLYERLREWRAAQSKEQGLPAYCVFTDKTLMAIAEAAPSEEGELSMISGVGGRKLDRYGAEVLAICAGQEVGAGHPDDA
- a CDS encoding mycoredoxin: MQDTGTVTMYSTTWCGYCRRLKTQLDREGIAYNEINIELDPESAAFVEKANGGNQTVPTVLVKSAAGSESVMTNPSLAQVKQALAV
- the nudC gene encoding NAD(+) diphosphatase, translated to MEVPVSTHTERPLAERPLSLAAPSGIDRAAHHRLDEAWLAAAWSHPTTRVFVVSGGQVLIDDTPDGGSGIVMTPAFEAPVTETHRYFLGTDEDGVRYFALQKDALPGRMDQSARPAGLREAGLLLSPRDAGLMVHAVALENWQRMHRFCSRCGERTVVAAAGHIRRCPGCGAEHYPRTDPAVIMLVTDEHDRALLGRQVHWPEGRFSTLAGFVEPGESIEQSVIREVWEEAGVRVGEVEYVASQPWPFPYSLMLGFTARAITSEITVDGEEIEEARWFSREELRAAFASGEVLPPSGISIAARLVELWYGEPLPKAAA
- a CDS encoding dipeptidase, which codes for MSDTPPDSVVRTYIDTHRAAFLDDLAEWLRIPSVSAQPEHAGDVRRSAEWLAAKLKETGFPVAEVWETPGAPAVFAHWPSEDPHAPTVLVYGHHDVQPAALADGWHTDPFEPVVQGGRMYARGAADDKGQVFFHTLGVRAHLAATGAAAPAVHLKLLIEGEEESGSPNFRALVEARAAELAADVVIVSDTGMWSETTPTVCTGMRGVADCEIDFHGPDQDIHSGAFGGAVPNPATVAARLVAALHDADGRVTIPGFYDNIAELTDAERALIAELPFDESEWLRTAKSHAAAGEAGYSTLERVWARPTAEVNGIGGGYQGPGGKTIVPASAHLKLSFRLVSGQDPYEVEAAVRDWVAAGIPDGIRHSITFGAPTRPCLTPLDHPALQSVVRAMGRAFGEKIRFTREGGSGPAADLQDVLDAPVLFLGISVPSDGWHSPNEKVELDLLLKGVETTAYLWGDLAAHHRTTA